One Desulfobulbus propionicus DSM 2032 DNA segment encodes these proteins:
- a CDS encoding NINE protein, translating into MELDRPTHSLMIGYIAWLFGFIGAHRFYYGKPISGTIYFFTLGIFFIGWIVDLFLIPSMDREAEIRYIPGPIDYNVAWLLLVFLGMFGVHRLYMGKVWTGILYMLTFGLCGLGYIYDMWTLNDQLTLINGQSGGNRTLRSA; encoded by the coding sequence ATGGAACTCGACCGTCCCACCCACAGCCTGATGATCGGCTACATCGCCTGGTTGTTCGGCTTCATCGGCGCCCATCGCTTCTACTACGGCAAGCCGATCTCCGGCACGATCTACTTTTTCACCCTCGGCATCTTTTTCATCGGCTGGATCGTCGACCTCTTTCTCATTCCCAGCATGGACCGCGAGGCGGAAATCCGCTACATCCCCGGGCCGATCGACTACAATGTCGCCTGGTTGCTGCTGGTTTTTCTTGGCATGTTCGGCGTTCACCGCCTCTACATGGGCAAGGTCTGGACCGGTATTCTCTACATGCTGACCTTTGGTTTGTGCGGCCTAGGGTATATCTACGACATGTGGACCCTGAATGACCAGCTCACCCTGATCAACGGCCAATCCGGCGGCAATCGGACCCTACGCAGCGCCTGA